The proteins below come from a single Plantactinospora sp. KBS50 genomic window:
- a CDS encoding SDR family NAD(P)-dependent oxidoreductase, whose product MSVPSVDDQATGRVALVTGASRPFGLGFAVARELATHGFHAVLAGRDPEQTGLRAQELSAEGFAATAVHLDLSDPATIAAVAARLAADFGRLDALVHNAALMPDWDTFRLLDADTDAVRAAFEVTVFGPWALTRACLPLLEAAPAARVVTVSSGAAMQVRAGAALPRPVGAPAYSMAKYTAETLTTSLAVELRGAGILVNSVDPGRFASHPELGDDNDGRPTVESARWVAWAAMLPGDGPTGGLFEDGEPVDGGITAA is encoded by the coding sequence ATGTCCGTTCCCAGCGTTGACGACCAGGCCACCGGGCGGGTCGCCCTCGTCACCGGGGCCAGCCGCCCCTTCGGGCTCGGGTTCGCCGTCGCCCGCGAGCTTGCGACACACGGCTTCCACGCCGTGCTGGCCGGCCGGGACCCGGAGCAGACCGGCCTGCGGGCCCAGGAGTTGTCCGCCGAGGGCTTCGCGGCCACCGCCGTACATCTTGACCTGAGTGATCCTGCCACCATCGCGGCGGTCGCGGCGCGGCTGGCCGCCGACTTCGGCCGGCTCGACGCGCTGGTCCACAACGCCGCGCTGATGCCCGACTGGGACACCTTCCGCCTGTTGGACGCCGATACGGACGCCGTCCGTGCCGCGTTCGAGGTGACCGTGTTTGGTCCGTGGGCGCTCACCCGGGCCTGTCTGCCGCTGCTGGAGGCGGCCCCGGCGGCCCGGGTCGTCACCGTGTCCAGCGGCGCCGCGATGCAGGTGCGCGCCGGCGCCGCGCTACCCCGTCCCGTCGGTGCACCGGCGTACTCGATGGCCAAGTACACCGCCGAGACCCTGACCACCTCGCTGGCCGTGGAGCTGCGCGGAGCCGGGATCCTGGTCAACTCCGTCGACCCCGGACGGTTCGCGAGCCACCCTGAGCTCGGCGACGACAACGACGGGCGGCCGACGGTCGAGAGCGCACGCTGGGTGGCCTGGGCCGCCATGCTGCCCGGCGACGGACCCACCGGCGGCCTCTTCGAGGACGGTGAGCCGGTCGACGGTGGGATCACGGCGGCGTAG
- a CDS encoding HIT family protein has product MGPEGAEASAPADPLPDCLFCRQEDPRLNRISHRNATCFARLDNFPASEGHTEIVPKRHVESFFDLTAAELHDAFSLILAVRADLSLRLRPEGYTIGVNEGRAAGRSIDHLHIHVIPRSFGDVENPAGGIRQILPNCDPDAWQAATSEAIGGRDRVLR; this is encoded by the coding sequence GTGGGACCAGAAGGCGCTGAGGCGAGTGCTCCTGCCGATCCGTTGCCGGACTGCCTGTTCTGTCGACAGGAAGACCCGCGACTGAATCGGATCTCGCACCGGAACGCGACCTGTTTTGCCCGGCTGGACAACTTCCCCGCCTCGGAAGGACATACCGAGATCGTTCCGAAGCGCCACGTCGAGTCGTTCTTCGATCTGACGGCCGCGGAGCTTCACGACGCCTTCTCGCTGATTCTGGCGGTGCGCGCCGACCTGTCCCTGCGGTTGCGGCCGGAGGGATACACCATCGGCGTCAACGAAGGTCGCGCGGCGGGTCGCAGCATCGATCATCTACACATCCACGTGATACCGCGCAGCTTCGGCGATGTCGAGAACCCGGCCGGCGGCATCCGGCAGATCCTTCCCAACTGCGATCCTGACGCCTGGCAGGCCGCGACGAGCGAGGCCATCGGCGGGCGCGACCGCGTGCTCCGGTAG